ATATGATGATACAGTCTCTAGAATGTTCTACTTTGTTTCGTACAGTACTCACCAGATCAAGACTTTGTAGCTTGAAGCCATACACAGAGCCTCTCTTGCCGCTGTTCATGTAGTTTCCCAGGGCTAAGATGATCTATGAGCATATAAAAGAAGAATTACAATCTTAGCGCCATGAAACTGTGGCCAGGGTCATGCAAAAAAAAGAAGTTTTCTAAAATAGTTGTTGCACTAAGATCCATTGCCTAAAACTGACATAGATGATTTTAGTGCTAAGAAACTCTTGGGGAAACTCACCACTTGTTGCTAAAACTGAAACAACGCTTGTCATCCAAAGTCAAACTACTTTAATCCCCGATGGTGGAATCCAAGAGCGAGAAGCCTTACCTCTAGCATGCGTTTTAACTTGGGTGAAGACTTGACGGACGCGGACGCTGCGATGATGGCGTTGAGCTGCGGGGTTAGCATGCCGACGTTGTCCGAGAAGTTCCCGACGAACGTAATGATATTCATCCTCTGGGTGAGCCGTTCGATCTTGGAGAAGAAGAGCATGAATCGGTCCACGTCCGTCAGCGCGTCCAGCGGTCGCCGCTCCCGTTCGTACTGACGCATCGTCTTCCCCTCCGCCTCCGTGGGAAGGAACCGCATCAGACACTCCACGAAGTCCACCGGCAGGGCCTTCAGATCAAAGCTATAAGGAGAAACAGATAGTAGAGGTTGCAACACTGAAAAGGTTAGAAACATCAGACACTCCACGAAGTCCACCGGCAGGGCCTTCAGATCAAAGCTATAAGGAGAAACAGATAGTAGAGGTTACAACACTGAAAAGGTTAGAAACATCAGAAACGCCACCAAGTTCACCGGCAAGGCCTTCAGATCAAAGCTATAAGGAGAAACAGATAGTAGAGGTTGCAACACTGAAAAGGTTAGAAACATCAGAAACTCCACCAAGTTCACCGGCAGGGCCTTCAGATCAAAGCTATAAGGAGAAACAGATAGTAGAGGTTGCAACACTGAAAAGGTTAGAAACATCAGAAACTCCACCAAGTTCACCGGCAGTGCTTTTCAGGTCAAACCTGAGTAGGGAGACCTTGCATAAAGCATCAGAAGGGGGAAGACAGGTTAGAAACCTCAGCGCTAGAACTGGAAACGATGCAGCATAGAACCACATGGTTGGGCCCCTcggagtctggttcctctctaggttacttccttctagggagtttttccctgGACACTGCTTCCTCTTTGAAGGCCCAGGCTGGGACACTGTaatgcactttgtgacaactgaaTTGTTGatgtaaaaatacatttttatttgtggaAAGTGAGGTATAGGTTACAGTACGTACCTCTGTATGGCTTTGCAGATCTCCTCGGTGCTCTTGTTGGCCTTCCTCAGGGTGATGGCCAGGTTCTTGGAGCGGTTTGCGTCCAGCAGGCTGACCTTGTTGGCAGCCTTCTGAGACACTTTGGTCTTGGGGCCACTCAGGTCCACCAAAGGACCCTGGGCCTTGGTCTTAAAAAGCTCCTCAAACTTCTCCACATCCAGCTCCTATAGACAGACACCACACACTCAGTCAAACGTGATACCTCAAAGCATGTACATCTTCTATGAAAAATACCTGTTTTAATTGGGAGTTTTGTTTGGTTTTGATTGCAATAAAACAGGGCTGGCTTAACTATCCGTGTACAATGAGTTAGGAGGAGGGCCTTGAGGGCCtcttttcctgaccacatgacATGGAACAACTTGGGCCCAAAATGAAGAGAGAAACTGTCAGATGAAGGCCCCCGAAATGGAGGTTTCCCCTGGACTGGTAGACTCACCTCTAGTACTCGTTCATCATCTATCTCGCTGAAGACCGTGCCGTTGATCTGGTTGGGTTTCAGCGCGGTCCAGTTGAAAATAGGCAGGCGGAACTTGGTCTTGATGGGCTTCTTGATCCTGATAGCTGCAGACCGAAATTATTACATAGAACACCAGGACAGCTATTATATAGACAATCATGCACATTTCCATCACTCAATCAGACTTGTATCTTCTCGACACATTCTATACTCCACCCTCCATCCTAACTTCCTTTTAAGTTCAGATGAACCGTAGTGGCACCATAGCAGACGTGCAATGCATTGTATTTGGAGGCTGGTGTTTGCTCTTACCTGATAGGCCCATATTGAGGATGAAGTTGGGTGCAGTTCCTGGTAAAGGCGGGGCCATAGGAGGTGGGGGTGGAGCATTCGCTCCTGTGGAATAGAACACAAGACACTCAAGTCAGGATCGACCAATAACGCCGAAGTCTGGGCAGCTCTATTCTCATGAGCCGTAATCAAATCCCAAGCGTATGGACATCTGTGAGAGGCTAGTTCAGGCATGCTTTACCAAATCAATACGACGAATAGTAATATTTGTTTATGATTGCATACACTAGTGTTGTGCGTCCATCCAgctgtttccgtgtgtgtgtgtgtgtgtgtgtgtgtgtgtgtgtgtgtgtgtgtgtgtgtgtgtgtgtgtgtgtgtgtgtgtgtgcgtgcgcgcacaGCCTGTCAGCACCTTGATTCACAGTGAGGGAGGAAACACCCTAGCGTTTCCCTTTCCTGTCTGGACGGACGGGGCCCGGGCCCTACTCTGACCAATCACCTGGCTGGGCACAAAAGGGCAACGAGGGCAACTCTAAAATAGATCTGCCCTCATAGACCTATCTCCCCCGTGTCCCTTTGGACTCTagtgacttcctctctcttacATACATGTACACCACACATAGTACCCTTTTCACACTACAGAGCCGAGCTGTACTGGCCTGGTTACACACCCACCATAGTTTGATTTTTTTCAACCTCTTCAGTGGGCTTTGTAATTTGGAATGGAAAAGGGTGGGAACCCCTGCTATGAAGGACAATGTGAAAACAAAGCCAACATGTTATAGTTCTAGTCGGCACAATGAAGTGAAATAGTATAACTGATCATGGTACTGTACCTAAAGcagagggcagaggaggaggaggcggaggagggGGAGGCGGGGGAGGTGGTGCTTCACTGGCCGATGGTAGACTAGTTCCTGGTCCTCCTGGTCCTCCTGGCCCTGTTACTCCTCCAGGCCCCACTGAGAATCCTCCGTTCTGCCCAAAGTCACCCAGAGGCACCCCCGgacctctaccccctcctcctccaccaccgccCCCTCCCAGGGGCTCGATGGCGATGTCCCCGTCCGGCTGCTTGCGGAGGCGGATGGTCCCCTGCTGTTCCATCTCCAGCAGGCGCTTCTCGATGTTGAAGCTCCTCTGGAAGGCAGCGTCCTTCTCCTTGATCATCCTCCTCAGGGTGTGGACCTGGGTGTTGGTCGACTCGTACGTCTCCTGTTGGGTCAGACcaccagggagagacagagagagaaacggcTCTATGATGACTCCGAAAAACCATACAGGATCATAATCATGCCATATCATATCatccttccggagacacctgaaaccccacctctttcaggaatacctaggataggataaagtaatccttctcaccccccttaaaagatttagatgcactattgtaaagtggctgttccactggatgtcttaaggtgaacgtaccaatttgtaagtcgctctggataagagcgtctgctaaatgacttaaatgtaaatgtatatcctGCCGATCAATTTTCTATAATAGCATTCTCGCTCGAGCACAGTTAATCAAACGTTGATGTTAGTCTGCCACGGCCGTACGTATACTCAACCAGGCGTCGTGAAACACTGCTGCAAAACAACATATTAAATACAACATTAAGACGCGCGAAGACACAGCTGCGGCTCTGCTGAATCATCAAGGGTGCATTTGATGGCGTATATGAGAAACGGGAATGGCAATTTGATTCCGTATCATAATCGTGAACCACAGCTCGTCTTACCCGTATGACGTGGAGATCCTTGTCCTTCTGCAGGAGCTGCTTCTCCAGGTCAGCCACTTTCGTGATGGTCTCATTCTCCACCTCCAGCAGCTTCTCCGTCACCTAGTGCAGGGTGGAGAGGATGAAGAGGGcgaggaaagaaagagaaggcAGCAGGCATGGAGAGTGAAGCAGAGTGAGTGGGGAGATGGAACAACCGGGATGGAGAAAGGGATAGCGGGGAGAGGAGGTGAATTAAAGCGTTGATTCAGTAAAGTCCACCTCTGGCATCTCGCCCAGTTCCACttttgctctctatctctctctctctcgctctcgtgtACTATATTCGCTGCAGCATCAGTAAGAAATGTGATGCGCTTTGCAGCATGACACAGCAGGTTCAAGTGAGGCTGACATAGCCTAGTTAGCTTTCACTTTTGAAATTGGATAACATGTTGTACAAGTAGTAAAAGGAATTCTCTGGGAATGctcgctctcctcctcccccGTAATTCCTGGCCCCTGAAAGCCGGGTTTGTTTTGAAATTCTCCAGATGACGGCACGTGCGCCTCCTGACCTTTCTGTGTTAGAAAGGGGTCATTGGAAGAACATGGGGGGATGGCGTACTTCACATTACTGCCCGACTGAAATAGCAGGGGAGACCCAATCCTGACCGGATAATGGCGTACCTGACTACGGTACTTCGTAGAACTCTTTTCATGTACATTCATCAGTACGGAGAAGGACAAATGTGCTATAAAAATTCAGTGTGAATAACAACTAAAAGACTCATCGCCGTGTGTGTATTTGACCTATAACCCATTTGAAAACATTCCACTCCTGCACAGAGGCTTAGCGGGTGGGTCTGGTCAGTCTTGGGGTTCTTACGTGGGACAAGTgttcctccagctcctccacctTCTCCAGAGCCACGTTCTTGGTCTCCGCGTCCTCCAGCAGGCCGCCCACATCAAACACATTGTCCAGGTAGGCCTGAATCTGGACCGACAGCTTGTCACTCTCTGTGTACTTGGATTTCtgtagggagagaaggggaggttcAGGTTCACATTTATGAAGGTACCGTAGAAGGCAACGTTTTAAGGCATCTTGGAAAAGGGGACATGACATAAAATGGCGATTTTTAACTTCCTGCCTTCAAATGCTGCCTCAGAAGGCATGAGACACAGCATGTATGGCTCCTTGGAGACTTCATTCAAGGAATGCTGAAGGAGATGTTTGCGACAGGTCAAATGAATACCTGGTTATTACATTGTATTCATAGCGTCCTCCTTACCTCCAGGTAGTCATCTAGGCCCAGCTTAGTGAACTCGTACTGCAGGTGAACCCTGAAGTTCATGTCTTCTACCGAGTGGACCATGATGTTGATGAACTGCATGCAGGCCACCATGAAGTCGATGTTCCCATCCTCCACGTGGAAATACTCCATCAGCTTCTCAAAGCGATGCTTCTCCTTGCACACCTGAAAAGGAACCGAAACAACATGTCAATACAGACGGGAGCATATTTTTTAGAGGGGTTTGCAGTCTTAATGAAGTCCTCTTCAAATCCAAAAGAGGAGGATGTGTTTCAGTTCTGTTCACCTTTGAATCTCCTCAGTTTCCGAAATGCTTTGATGTTGCTGTGCCGTATAACATAGTTTCAGGTGAGCTTAGTgaccagtggcggtcggtgccgtttaagatgagcatggtgttatttctattacagcgtattggatgacattcatattccattcacccagctcaatgtaacggCGATAGgcttaggctactacatgatactcacgttttccctgtacccatcatgaggttgctacaacttaGCCTATGactgaaagtttacaacgtaggtgcacggcgagagaaatgagagacggtgacacattcaataccgccttgcacattCTGGCCTGCATCTAGCCGATCTAGGGTGTAAtcgttagtccaacagttgcaaacaagagtttctatttgacatattcaggtatgtttatctccgtttcgttccgtttgcttcGGTTTAAGAAGCGTTTTTCAACAGAACCGGCGGAGTGAAtgcacccctgatcacacgcaaacatttcactttcatagcagccacataaaacagcatgatcatttagCTTGTTGtatatataattccttctcgccGCTATCTacgcactctcctcctctcacctttacccttcacttgtggacttcagtgcacaacaaatcagctgtctgtgaccaggcgaaaaaaaactttccaagccaaaccttcatatcatgaccGCTAACCGCTACAGCCTTCTTTGTTGTCACGTCATAGTCAACTTAAACTGCtagaactaacgtgttagtaaacctgctacaatcatgcagtacagtgtacagacTGAAAGAAGTTTAGCAGTTACAGAGGCTGGCCCCGGTGACAATAAATTAAGAACATCTTGACTtcgaagagttccagtgttg
The sequence above is a segment of the Oncorhynchus nerka isolate Pitt River linkage group LG20, Oner_Uvic_2.0, whole genome shotgun sequence genome. Coding sequences within it:
- the LOC115102556 gene encoding formin-like protein 3 isoform X4; this encodes MGNIESVDGQSDNMKHHMMPMKVPMPDQSELEERFALVLNSMNLPPDKARLLRQYDNDKKWDLICDQERFQVKNPPHTYISKLRGYLDPGVTRKKFRRRVQESTKVLRELEISLRTNHIGWVREFLNDENRGLDILVEYLSFAQCAVIYGTAPNSKTIKNSRLVSQKDDVHVCIMCLRAIMNYQYGFNLVMSHAHAVNEIALSLNNKNSRTKALVLELLAAVCLVRGGHEIILSAFDNFKEVCKEKHRFEKLMEYFHVEDGNIDFMVACMQFINIMVHSVEDMNFRVHLQYEFTKLGLDDYLEKSKYTESDKLSVQIQAYLDNVFDVGGLLEDAETKNVALEKVEELEEHLSHVTEKLLEVENETITKVADLEKQLLQKDKDLHVIRETYESTNTQVHTLRRMIKEKDAAFQRSFNIEKRLLEMEQQGTIRLRKQPDGDIAIEPLGGGGGGGGGGRGPGVPLGDFGQNGGFSVGPGGVTGPGGPGGPGTSLPSASEAPPPPPPPPPPPPPLPSALGANAPPPPPMAPPLPGTAPNFILNMGLSAIRIKKPIKTKFRLPIFNWTALKPNQINGTVFSEIDDERVLEELDVEKFEELFKTKAQGPLVDLSGPKTKVSQKAANKVSLLDANRSKNLAITLRKANKSTEEICKAIQSFDLKALPVDFVECLMRFLPTEAEGKTMRQYERERRPLDALTDVDRFMLFFSKIERLTQRMNIITFVGNFSDNVGMLTPQLNAIIAASASVKSSPKLKRMLEIILALGNYMNSGKRGSVYGFKLQSLDLLLDTKSTDRKMTLLHYIAVVVKEKYPELANFFNELHFVDKAAAVSLENVLLDVRELGKGMDLIRRECSLHDHSVLKGFLQTSDTQLDKLQKDAKTAEEAFNNVVNYFGESSKTTPPSVFFPVFVRFIRAYKDAVVDNEQRKKQEEAMREKLLAQEAKQHDPKVQVVKKRQQQQELISELRKRQAKDHRPVYEGKDGTIEDIITVLKSVPFTARTAKRSSRFFCEAQLCDDSNC
- the LOC115102556 gene encoding formin-like protein 3 isoform X1, yielding MGNIESVDGQSDNMKHHMMPMKVPMPDQSELEERFALVLNSMNLPPDKARLLRQYDNDKKWDLICDQERFQVKNPPHTYISKLRGYLDPGVTRKKFRRRVQESTKVLRELEISLRTNHIGWVREFLNDENRGLDILVEYLSFAQCAVMLNFEGLDNGEEGSLDKATSWSRSIEDLHQSGAQPFCNTLVRSARQSVLRYGTAPNSKTIKNSRLVSQKDDVHVCIMCLRAIMNYQYGFNLVMSHAHAVNEIALSLNNKNSRTKALVLELLAAVCLVRGGHEIILSAFDNFKEVCKEKHRFEKLMEYFHVEDGNIDFMVACMQFINIMVHSVEDMNFRVHLQYEFTKLGLDDYLEKSKYTESDKLSVQIQAYLDNVFDVGGLLEDAETKNVALEKVEELEEHLSHVTEKLLEVENETITKVADLEKQLLQKDKDLHVIRETYESTNTQVHTLRRMIKEKDAAFQRSFNIEKRLLEMEQQGTIRLRKQPDGDIAIEPLGGGGGGGGGGRGPGVPLGDFGQNGGFSVGPGGVTGPGGPGGPGTSLPSASEAPPPPPPPPPPPPPLPSALGANAPPPPPMAPPLPGTAPNFILNMGLSAIRIKKPIKTKFRLPIFNWTALKPNQINGTVFSEIDDERVLEELDVEKFEELFKTKAQGPLVDLSGPKTKVSQKAANKVSLLDANRSKNLAITLRKANKSTEEICKAIQSFDLKALPVDFVECLMRFLPTEAEGKTMRQYERERRPLDALTDVDRFMLFFSKIERLTQRMNIITFVGNFSDNVGMLTPQLNAIIAASASVKSSPKLKRMLEIILALGNYMNSGKRGSVYGFKLQSLDLLLDTKSTDRKMTLLHYIAVVVKEKYPELANFFNELHFVDKAAAVSLENVLLDVRELGKGMDLIRRECSLHDHSVLKGFLQTSDTQLDKLQKDAKTAEEAFNNVVNYFGESSKTTPPSVFFPVFVRFIRAYKDAVVDNEQRKKQEEAMREKLLAQEAKQHDPKVQVVKKRQQQQELISELRKRQAKDHRPVYEGKDGTIEDIITVLKSVPFTARTAKRSSRFFCEAQLCDDSNC
- the LOC115102556 gene encoding formin-like protein 3 isoform X2 encodes the protein MGNIESVDGQSDNMKHHMMPMKVPMPDQSELEERFALVLNSMNLPPDKARLLRQYDNDKKWDLICDQERFQVKNPPHTYISKLRGYLDPGVTRKKFRRRVQESTKVLRELEISLRTNHIGWVREFLNDENRGLDILVEYLSFAQCAVMLNFEGLDNGEEGSLDKATSWSRSIEDLHQSGAQPFCNTLVRSARQSVLRYGTAPNSKTIKNSRLVSQKDDVHVCIMCLRAIMNYQYGFNLVMSHAHAVNEIALSLNNKNSRTKALVLELLAAVCLVRGGHEIILSAFDNFKEVCKEKHRFEKLMEYFHVEDGNIDFMVACMQFINIMVHSVEDMNFRVHLQYEFTKLGLDDYLEKSKYTESDKLSVQIQAYLDNVFDVGGLLEDAETKNVALEKVEELEEHLSHVTEKLLEVENETITKVADLEKQLLQKDKDLHVIRETYESTNTQVHTLRRMIKEKDAAFQRSFNIEKRLLEMEQQGTIRLRKQPDGDIAIEPLGGGGGGGGGGRGPGVPLGDFGQNGGFSVGPGGVTGPGGPGGPGTSLPSASEAPPPPPPPPPPPPPLPSALGANAPPPPPMAPPLPGTAPNFILNMGLSAIRIKKPIKTKFRLPIFNWTALKPNQINGTVFSEIDDERVLEELDVEKFEELFKTKAQGPLVDLSGPKTKVSQKAANKVSLLDANRSKNLAITLRKANKSTEEICKAIQSFDLKALPVDFVECLMRFLPTEAEGKTMRQYERERRPLDALTDVDRFMLFFSKIERLTQRMNIITFVGNFSDNVGMLTPQLNAIIAASASVKSSPKLKRMLEIILALGNYMNSGKRGSVYGFKLQSLDLLLDTKSTDRKMTLLHYIAVVVKEKYPELANFFNELHFVDKAAAVSLENVLLDVRELGKGMDLIRRECSLHDHSVLKGFLQTSDTQLDKLQKDAKTAEEAFNNVVNYFGESSKTTPPSVFFPVFVRFIRAYKDAVVDNEQRKKQEEAMREKLLAQEAKQHDPKVQVVKKRQQQQELISELRKRQAKDHRPVYEGKDGTIEDIITDLRSQPFLRHDALIRSGWKRP
- the LOC115102556 gene encoding formin-like protein 3 isoform X3, giving the protein MGNIESVDGQSDNMKHHMMPMKVPMPDQSELEERFALVLNSMNLPPDKARLLRQYDNDKKWDLICDQERFQVKNPPHTYISKLRGYLDPGVTRKKFRRRVQESTKVLRELEISLRTNHIGWVREFLNDENRGLDILVEYLSFAQCAVMLNFEGLDNGEEGSLDKATSWSRSIEDLHQSGAQPFCNTLVRSARQSVLRYGTAPNSKTIKNSRLVSQKDDVHVCIMCLRAIMNYQYGFNLVMSHAHAVNEIALSLNNKNSRTKALVLELLAAVCLVRGGHEIILSAFDNFKEVCKEKHRFEKLMEYFHVEDGNIDFMVACMQFINIMVHSVEDMNFRVHLQYEFTKLGLDDYLEKSKYTESDKLSVQIQAYLDNVFDVGGLLEDAETKNVALEKVEELEEHLSHVTEKLLEVENETITKVADLEKQLLQKDKDLHVIRETYESTNTQVHTLRRMIKEKDAAFQRSFNIEKRLLEMEQQGTIRLRKQPDGDIAIEPLGGGGGGGGGGRGPGVPLGDFGQNGGFSVGPGGVTGPGGPGGPGTSLPSASEAPPPPPPPPPPPPPLPSALGANAPPPPPMAPPLPGTAPNFILNMGLSAIRIKKPIKTKFRLPIFNWTALKPNQINGTVFSEIDDERVLEELDVEKFEELFKTKAQGPLVDLSGPKTKVSQKAANKVSLLDANRSKNLAITLRKANKSTEEICKAIQSFDLKALPVDFVECLMRFLPTEAEGKTMRQYERERRPLDALTDVDRFMLFFSKIERLTQRMNIITFVGNFSDNVGMLTPQLNAIIAASASVKSSPKLKRMLEIILALGNYMNSGKRGSVYGFKLQSLDLLLDTKSTDRKMTLLHYIAVVVKEKYPELANFFNELHFVDKAAAVSLENVLLDVRELGKGMDLIRRECSLHDHSVLKGFLQTSDTQLDKLQKDAKTAEEAFNNVVNYFGESSKTTPPSVFFPVFVRFIRAYKDAVVDNEQRKKQEEAMREKLLAQEAKQHDPKVQVVKKRQQQQELISELRKRQAKDHRPVYEGKDGTIEDIITAEQKINNSICHS